DNA from Streptomyces sp. NBC_01476:
GCTGATCCGGGAGGACGGCGAGCGGTCCTGACCGGCCGGGCGGTCACCTGCGGTCGCGGGGCAGCGGCGCGGAGGTGTCGAGGAAGAAGGCGTCGATGCGCTGCACCGCCAGCAGGAAGTCGTCCAGGTTGACCGGCTTGGTGACGTAGGCGTTGGCGTGCTTCTGGTAGGCGTCGGTGATGTCGTCGGGCGCCGCCGAGGTGGTGAGCACGACCAGCGGAATGGAGCTGAGCTCCTCGTCGTCCCGCAGGACCGCGAGGAGCTCCCGGCCGTTCATCCGCGGCATGTTGAGGTCGAGCACGATCAGGTCGGGGCGCTCCCGCTCGGGGTCGCGCAGGTACTCCAGCGCCTCGATGCCGTCCTCCACGTGGACCAGGGTCCGGGCCACGCCGCCTTCGCTCAGTGCGTCCTCGATGAGCAGGGCGTCGGCGGGGTCGTCCTCGACCAGCAGGACGCTGTAGCTACGGGACTGGTTGAGGCCGTTCATCGGGTGGCTCCTGGTGCCGTGGACACGGAAACCCGGGCCGCGCGGAGGCGCGGCCCGGGGTGGGACAGATACCGAATCCTAGAGATGCCGCCGCCCGGGCGACAACAGGAGTTGTCAGCGCCGTGGATCACACCGGCCGGCCGGCTTCCGCACGGGGCCGGAAGGACGCGGGGTCCGTAGACGCGGGGGCCCGAAGACGCGGGGCCGGAAGGCGCACCGCACGGTCACAGGCGCGGGCCAACAAGGCGCGGGCTAGAAGGCGCCGACCGCGAGGGCGATACCGCAGGCGGTCAGCACGCAGCCGACGACCGCGTTGAACGCGGTGGTCGCGCGGTGCGGCCCGGCGCCCCCGGCGGGGGCTTCGGTCGCGGCCACCCGGCCCCGCGGATACTGCCCGCGGGCCACCCGGCCGCTGAACAGTACGAAGAAGACGCCCCACAGCGCCAGCACCACACCCAAGGTCGTCCGCATCAGGGCCTCCTCCGTCGTAGGGGATGCGTCGGGTGCTCGCCCACGCCCGGGGAAGGCGGAGACGCGGGCGAGCCGCATCAGTGCGCCTTGCCCCGGACGGCGCCGCCAAACCGGCTGTCCGCGCCCGGGCCGCCCGGGCCGCCCGGTCAGGACGCGTCGGTGCGGGGGAAGACGTACTCGTCCAGCACGATGCCGAGCGCGACGGCCGCCGGGATGGCGACCAGGCCGCCGATGATGCCGAGCAGCGAACCGCCGGCCAGCACCGCGACCACCGTCACCACAGGGTGCACGTCCACCGCGAACTTCATCGCCCGCGGCATGATCAGGTAGTCCTCGGCGACCCGGAAGCCGACGTAGAAGACCGCTGTGGCGATCGCCACCGGCAGCGAGGCGGCCAGCGCCACCAGGCTGACCACCACTCCCCCGACGGTCGAGCCGACCACCGGCACCATGTCCATCAGCGCCACGAAGAAGCCGAGCGCGGCCGGGTACGGCACACCGATCGCCTCGCACCACACGAAGGTGGCCACGCCCGCGATCGCCGAGGTGGCGATGTTGCCGAGCATGTACCGGCCGACCCGGCTGAGGATCTCCTCGGTGACCGACTCCACCCGATCCCGGCGGGTGCCGGGCACGAAGCGGTAGCCGAACCGCTTGATCGCCGGCAGCGCGGCCATCACGTACAGCGTGACGGTGATGACGATCACCGTCGAGGTGACCAGGCTGATCACCATCTGCCCCGCGCCCAGCACCCCGCCGGCCACCTGGGAGGCGCCGCCGGAGCCGAGTTGGGCCTGCACCTTCTCGATGACGTGGTAGTGGTCCTCCAGCCGGCCGAGCGTGGAGTGGTGGTCGTGTAGCTGGTCGCGCCAGCGCGGCACCCCGTTCGAGAGCGCGTTGACGGCGGCGGTGACCGGTGGGATGACCAGTGCCACGAAGCCGGCCAGCACTCCGGCGAAGGCCACCAGCACCGCCGCCACCGACCAGCCGCGGCGCAGCCCGAGCCGGCAGAGCAGGGCGACCGCGGGCTCCAGGCTGACGGCGATGAAGAAGGAGAGCAGCAGCAGCGTCAGCAACTCGCTGATCTGCAGGACCGTCTGCACCAGCAGCCAGGCGAGCACCGCGCCGAGTCCGAGCCCGAAACCGATCCGGAACCAGGAGGAGCCCTGGGCCGCCAGTGCCGCGGCCGGCCGGCGCACCCAGCGGCCGGCCGGCCGGGCCGGGCGGACGGTGCTCTCGGTGTCGTCCTTGCGCTCGGCGTCGTCCTTGCTGTCGGCGTCCGCGGCCCCGGGGCTTCCGGTGCTTCTGCCGCTCTTCGCGTTCTCGGGGCTCCCGGGCCTCCCGGTGCTTCCGGCGCTCTCCGTGTTCTCGGGGCTCTCCGTGCTCTGCCGGCCGGTGTCGGACCGCTCCGGGGCTCCGCCGCCCGTGGTGGCCGGATCCGGCGCGATGACGCCCGTCCGGGTGACGGGCCCGTCGGTCCCGGCCGGTTGCCCGGGGGTGTCGCGGGGCCCGGTGGACGGTGCTGCCGTATCGGCCGGTGTGTCGGACATGCTGGTGTCTCCCTCGCGACGGTGGACCCTGCGGGCCGGTTCGCGATGCGGCGTCGGCAGGGGCCCCGCGCCCGCCGGCCCGGCGTCGCATCGCGTCTACCCGCACCAACGGTGATGATTCGGGCCGCGTCACCGGGTACGGCCAGTCGGCCGATACCCTCGGTACGCACCGCACGGGCAGCCGACAGCCACCCGTGTTGGGCGGTGGTTCATGCCCGGATCACACGAAATTCCCTTTTCCCGGGCACAACGTCGGTACGTGGTCGGCGGTCCAACAGATGTCAGGGGGAGGGGACCGGTGTCACCCATCGCCGCAGCCGTGCGCGGGCGCGCAGCCGCGATCGTCGTGCTCGCGCTGCTCGCGGCCGTGCCCGGGATCGCGACGGCGTACCCGGCGCCGCCGGAACACCGCGCCTGGACCTACGTGTTCGCCGGCTTCACCGCGGCGCCCGCGGCGACCGACTACGACCACCGCACGGTGACGCTCACCGGTGAGCTGCTGCGGCGCCTCAACAGCGGCGGTCCGGAGGAAGCCGCCGCCGGGGAGACGGTGGAGCTGCTGCGGTCCGCCGCCGTCCCGGCGGACGACGGCGATTCGCTGGGCACCGTGACCACCGACGCGCAGGGCGCCTTCCGGCTGGACGACGTCCCGATCGCCCTGCCGGCCGCGCCGGGCACCGTACCGGGCCCGCGCACGGTGGTGGTCCGCGCGGTGCTGCGGCCCGGCACCCCCGAAGGCCCGGGCGGCCCCGGCGGCCCCGGGAGCACCGCCTCACCGACGCCGCCGGCGCAGAACGCCGAGGCCCGCGTCGAGATCACCGCCACGCCGAGCACCGCCCGGCTGACCGTGGACTACCAGGTGGGCGCGGTCTCGGCGGCCGGCCGGCCGGTGACCGCGCGGGGCACCCTCCAACGGGACAGCGGGCTCGGCCCGTTGCCCGTCCCCGGCGCGGACGTCCGGGTGACCTACCGGGCCGCCGGACTCCCGCTGCTGGTCGAGAAGGCCACCACCGGCTCCGACGGAGGCTTCTCGGTGACCTTCCCGGCCGCCGTGGCCGGCACGGTGACCGCGAGCGTCGACGGACCGGCCGACCCTTATCTCGACGTCGTGGCGACCGGAGGGCTCAGCCGGCGGATCGACGTACCGTCACCGACCCCCACGCCGACGCCAACCCCGGCCGCCCCCACTCCGCTGCCCGCCGCACTGCCCGTGCACCCGATGACCGCGACCACGGGACCGCCCACCGGCCCCGCCTCGCCGGCCGCCCGCCCGGCGGCTGCGCCGAAGCACGTGCAACCGGCCGATACGCCCAATACCCTGGCGGTGACGGGCGGCGGAACGACCCGGATCGCCTTCCTGACCGGGGGCAGCACCCTGCTCCTGGCGGGGATGCTGCTGATGGTCGCCCGGCGGCGGCTGCGGACGGCGCGATAGCCCGCCGTCACGG
Protein-coding regions in this window:
- a CDS encoding AI-2E family transporter, translating into MSDTPADTAAPSTGPRDTPGQPAGTDGPVTRTGVIAPDPATTGGGAPERSDTGRQSTESPENTESAGSTGRPGSPENAKSGRSTGSPGAADADSKDDAERKDDTESTVRPARPAGRWVRRPAAALAAQGSSWFRIGFGLGLGAVLAWLLVQTVLQISELLTLLLLSFFIAVSLEPAVALLCRLGLRRGWSVAAVLVAFAGVLAGFVALVIPPVTAAVNALSNGVPRWRDQLHDHHSTLGRLEDHYHVIEKVQAQLGSGGASQVAGGVLGAGQMVISLVTSTVIVITVTLYVMAALPAIKRFGYRFVPGTRRDRVESVTEEILSRVGRYMLGNIATSAIAGVATFVWCEAIGVPYPAALGFFVALMDMVPVVGSTVGGVVVSLVALAASLPVAIATAVFYVGFRVAEDYLIMPRAMKFAVDVHPVVTVVAVLAGGSLLGIIGGLVAIPAAVALGIVLDEYVFPRTDAS
- a CDS encoding response regulator is translated as MNGLNQSRSYSVLLVEDDPADALLIEDALSEGGVARTLVHVEDGIEALEYLRDPERERPDLIVLDLNMPRMNGRELLAVLRDDEELSSIPLVVLTTSAAPDDITDAYQKHANAYVTKPVNLDDFLLAVQRIDAFFLDTSAPLPRDRR